A window from Pseudobutyrivibrio ruminis HUN009 encodes these proteins:
- the mmsB gene encoding multiple monosaccharide ABC transporter permease: MVSVNIKDALKKYTMVIALVIIIGIFYVGTGGTILLSQNVNNLLSQNAYVFVLATGMLLCILTGGNIDLSVGSVVCFVGGIGAVMMSKGMNVWFAVLVMLLVGVLVGAWQAFWVAYINVPPFIATLAGMYAFRGLSNVVLNGYAVSISNTTFLNVFGGGADCYIPDFFHGETLNITCLLAGVIAVTVYVLISIKNRISATRKGYVTTSAASFYAKLVILSLVILFLAYKLAGYKGIPTSLLWIILIVLVYNYITTKTTIGRYLYAVGGNEKATQLSGINTKKVYFFAYTNMGFLAAFAGILTVARAASAQPTYGQFYEMDAIGACFIGGASAYGGTGSVFGAIIGALLMGVINQGMLIMGVDANYQKVVKGLVLLAAVIFDVMSKREKK, from the coding sequence ATGGTCTCAGTTAATATTAAAGACGCATTAAAAAAATACACCATGGTTATCGCCCTGGTGATTATTATAGGAATCTTCTACGTTGGAACAGGCGGAACAATTCTTCTGTCTCAGAACGTAAACAACTTGCTTTCACAGAACGCATACGTATTTGTGTTAGCAACTGGTATGTTACTTTGTATCTTAACTGGTGGTAACATCGATCTTTCTGTTGGTTCAGTTGTCTGCTTCGTAGGTGGTATTGGAGCAGTAATGATGAGCAAGGGAATGAATGTATGGTTCGCAGTTCTTGTAATGCTCCTTGTTGGTGTTTTAGTTGGTGCATGGCAGGCATTCTGGGTAGCATATATAAACGTACCACCATTCATCGCAACACTTGCTGGTATGTATGCCTTCAGAGGTTTATCAAATGTAGTATTAAATGGTTATGCAGTTTCTATTTCAAATACAACATTCCTTAATGTATTTGGTGGTGGTGCTGATTGCTACATTCCAGATTTCTTCCATGGAGAAACATTAAACATTACATGTTTACTTGCAGGCGTTATTGCAGTTACAGTTTATGTATTAATCTCAATTAAAAACAGAATATCAGCTACTAGAAAAGGCTACGTTACAACAAGTGCAGCCAGCTTCTATGCAAAGCTTGTTATTCTTTCACTTGTAATTTTATTCTTAGCATATAAGCTTGCTGGTTACAAAGGAATTCCTACATCATTGTTATGGATTATCCTTATTGTCCTTGTTTACAACTACATCACAACAAAGACAACAATCGGACGTTACTTATATGCAGTAGGTGGTAACGAAAAAGCTACACAGCTTTCAGGTATCAACACAAAGAAGGTTTACTTCTTCGCTTACACAAACATGGGATTCTTAGCAGCTTTCGCTGGTATCCTTACAGTTGCACGTGCAGCTTCTGCACAGCCAACATACGGTCAGTTCTACGAAATGGATGCAATCGGTGCTTGCTTCATCGGTGGTGCATCTGCATACGGCGGAACAGGTTCAGTATTCGGCGCAATCATTGGTGCTCTTTTGATGGGTGTTATCAACCAGGGTATGTTAATCATGGGTGTTGATGCAAACTATCAGAAGGTTGTTAAAGGTTTAGTACTTCTTGCAGCGGTTATCTTTGATGTTATGTCTAAGAGAGAGAAAAAGTAG
- the mmsA gene encoding multiple monosaccharide ABC transporter ATP-binding protein gives MKSITKEFPGVKALDNVNLKVEEGEIHALVGENGAGKSTLMNVLSGIYPYGSYTGDIVYNGEVCQFQKIKDSEEKGIVIIHQELALIPYMSIGENMFLGNEQGSKAAIDWDKTYAEADKYLKMVGLSESSRTLIKDIGVGKQQLVEIAKALAKNAKLLILDEPTSSLNETDSRALLDLLLKFKQEGMTSIIISHKLNEVSYVADKITVIRDGSTIETLDKSVDDISEDRIIKGMVGREMTDRFPKRHGVEIGDIAMEVKDWTVYHPQFSERKVVDGVSMYIRKGEVVGIAGLMGAGRTELAMSIFGKAYGTNISGQLFLNGEEVHLKNIKDAIKHKIAYVTEDRKGNGLVLTNPIKINTTLSNLSSLCSKRVIDQDKEYQVAEEYRDKLKTKCPTVEQNVGNLSGGNQQKVLLAKWMFADPDVLILDEPTRGIDVGAKYEIYCIINDLVAAGKSVIMISSELPEVLGMSDRIYVMNEGKIVGEMAGSEASQESIMSCILKS, from the coding sequence TTATGAACGTTTTAAGTGGTATTTATCCATATGGATCTTACACTGGAGACATCGTATACAATGGTGAAGTTTGTCAGTTCCAGAAAATCAAGGATTCTGAGGAAAAAGGAATCGTTATCATTCACCAGGAATTGGCATTAATCCCTTATATGTCTATAGGTGAGAATATGTTCCTTGGAAATGAACAGGGAAGCAAGGCAGCTATTGATTGGGACAAAACATACGCAGAAGCAGACAAATATTTAAAGATGGTTGGTTTATCAGAAAGCAGCCGTACTTTAATCAAAGATATAGGTGTTGGTAAACAGCAGCTTGTTGAAATTGCAAAGGCATTAGCAAAGAATGCTAAGCTCCTCATTCTTGATGAGCCAACATCATCACTTAACGAAACAGATTCAAGAGCACTTCTTGATTTACTTCTTAAATTCAAGCAGGAAGGAATGACATCTATTATCATTTCTCACAAGCTTAATGAAGTTTCTTATGTAGCAGATAAGATTACTGTTATCCGTGATGGTTCCACAATCGAAACTCTTGATAAGAGTGTAGATGATATTTCAGAAGATAGAATCATTAAAGGCATGGTTGGTCGTGAAATGACAGACCGTTTCCCTAAACGCCATGGTGTAGAAATCGGCGATATCGCTATGGAAGTAAAGGATTGGACAGTATACCATCCACAGTTTTCAGAGCGTAAGGTTGTTGATGGGGTATCAATGTATATCCGTAAAGGCGAAGTAGTTGGTATCGCAGGTCTTATGGGTGCAGGACGTACAGAACTTGCAATGAGTATCTTCGGAAAGGCTTATGGAACTAACATTTCAGGTCAGCTTTTCTTAAACGGTGAAGAAGTTCATTTAAAGAATATCAAAGATGCAATCAAGCATAAGATTGCATATGTAACAGAAGATAGAAAGGGAAATGGACTTGTTCTTACAAATCCAATCAAGATTAACACAACTCTTTCAAACCTTTCATCACTTTGCTCAAAACGTGTTATCGATCAGGATAAAGAGTATCAGGTAGCAGAGGAGTACAGAGATAAGCTGAAGACAAAATGTCCTACAGTTGAGCAGAACGTTGGAAACCTTTCAGGTGGTAACCAGCAGAAGGTTCTTCTTGCTAAATGGATGTTTGCAGATCCAGATGTACTTATTCTTGATGAGCCTACACGTGGTATTGACGTTGGTGCTAAGTACGAAATCTACTGCATCATCAATGATTTGGTTGCAGCAGGAAAATCAGTAATAATGATTTCATCAGAGCTTCCAGAAGTACTTGGTATGTCAGACCGTATATACGTTATGAACGAAGGTAAAATAGTTGGCGAAATGGCAGGATCAGAAGCTTCACAGGAAAGCATTATGTCTTGCATCTTGAAGTCATAG
- a CDS encoding ABC transporter permease subunit: MKDKIFKILKENTMLIVLVLVVLFFNFTTNGTMLMPSQFNALITQNAYVYVLATGMLMCMLTGGNIDLSCGSFVCLVGIIGAKVMVNMGASTPVGILVMLLIGIIYGCLLGYVIAYINIPPWIATLAGFLALRGWGVALLNGSSNISPLPPEFCALFSGKMNDLFGGPRIGGVQYNMTSIVIGLIASIIVVVLLFRSRANKLKKGYVADSLTAVIVKCVLIDFVIMLFAYKFSLAGGVPYSLIWVAVIVLIYSFITSKTDIGRYFYTIGGNSEATRLSGIDTKRIMFIAYLNMAVLTVISAFLTMARFQAANSTAGTNYEMDAISACVVGGVSAYGGSGTVFGMIVGATLIGVINLGMSLMGIDANWQKVVKGVVLLGAVVFEILNNKKSATK; the protein is encoded by the coding sequence GTGAAAGACAAGATTTTTAAAATATTGAAAGAAAACACAATGCTCATTGTTCTGGTCCTGGTTGTTCTCTTCTTTAACTTTACAACTAATGGCACAATGCTTATGCCTAGCCAGTTCAACGCATTGATTACACAAAACGCATACGTATATGTTCTTGCAACAGGTATGTTGATGTGTATGTTAACAGGTGGTAATATCGACCTTTCCTGCGGTTCATTTGTTTGTTTAGTAGGTATCATCGGAGCAAAAGTAATGGTTAACATGGGTGCTTCAACTCCAGTTGGAATCCTTGTAATGCTCCTCATCGGAATCATCTATGGATGCTTACTTGGCTATGTAATTGCTTACATCAATATTCCACCATGGATTGCTACACTTGCAGGTTTCCTTGCACTTCGTGGATGGGGCGTTGCATTACTTAACGGTTCATCAAACATCAGCCCACTTCCACCAGAATTTTGTGCATTATTCTCTGGCAAGATGAATGACCTCTTCGGTGGTCCAAGAATCGGTGGCGTTCAGTACAACATGACAAGTATTGTAATCGGACTTATCGCTTCAATCATCGTAGTAGTTCTTCTTTTCAGATCTCGTGCAAACAAGCTTAAGAAGGGTTACGTTGCAGACAGCCTTACAGCAGTTATTGTTAAGTGCGTACTTATCGACTTCGTCATCATGCTCTTTGCATACAAGTTCTCACTTGCAGGTGGTGTACCATACTCACTCATCTGGGTAGCAGTAATCGTGCTTATCTACAGCTTTATTACATCAAAGACAGATATCGGACGTTACTTCTACACAATCGGTGGTAACTCAGAGGCAACAAGACTTTCAGGTATCGATACAAAGAGAATCATGTTTATCGCATACTTAAACATGGCTGTACTTACAGTTATCTCTGCATTCCTTACAATGGCTCGTTTCCAGGCTGCAAACTCTACAGCTGGTACAAACTACGAGATGGATGCCATCTCAGCCTGCGTAGTTGGTGGTGTATCTGCATACGGTGGATCAGGTACAGTATTCGGAATGATTGTTGGTGCTACTCTCATCGGTGTAATCAACCTTGGTATGTCCCTCATGGGCATCGATGCCAACTGGCAGAAGGTTGTTAAGGGCGTAGTACTTCTCGGAGCCGTAGTCTTCGAAATCCTCAACAACAAGAAAAGCGCAACAAAGTAA